A portion of the Actomonas aquatica genome contains these proteins:
- a CDS encoding TonB-dependent siderophore receptor: protein MNPICSSPFTPAGRLKVRALTVLGLSCWSLGVLAQGVDNPTPDAPEDENLVVLNPFTVSADRDVGYLANSTLAGSRTNTEIKDLANPLDIFTPELISDLGVQDIQDLTALANGVEPNGAGGYNTEGQEVSIWNYNYMQIRGFKTGIATRNFMDLNSTYEAYNSDRVEFSKGPNSILFGAGNPGGSSNYATKVPMLARSAYEVQHRTDDLGSQRLSTDLNQVLIPGTLALRFNSLWEDRDFYREPAYEKDRGMHLTARWQPTASTTITLGYEDRVTHRASPRGAFSNDYVTRWLNAGAPLVTAVPANNQVVLEGSSDRQSASTAGVTTTNSDRWVMVDGVIRNMRRTAVGDDIFTNDNRMDTVATGLDYPEKYWSGGPNGINDNDQQITELNITQRVTDDFYLDFSFGHSDSINRTGQSVSRDIYVDPNDFGDNTHPGEWYIESRPFWIDRGIEITDARLTASYELDLTGISKWFGRHQIAAMYEHSERDEWWDNGRLTLTATPDGPVTGNLRAGRLAFYLREYLDPANGKYAASDYRDLYYSDGFSQDGYTASFLRRESWAAYHTLDELDTLLGVVQSRWWDDRIVTTIGLRRDYRDFTTAPMATDSVTQLPYAVEIVPGAPAGATSTKYAAFLDPAEETNGISRNFGAVVHVTDWLSLTGNYATNFSPRATSRDLYGDYVEASSGESTDIGVRLNLFEDKVNVSLLHFKTSELNSITNGDSINTPIKLMSIIEDLLVDNGVVNTNILALNGNHTTSDRTGEGEELMIIGNPTPQWSFRLSASRLINEQRNVGPDIRAFYDERMPFYRAQDQSLTPADRNKTLAEYLTEVDEQYALLQTREKVKVFPSSEYNVRLTGKYTFDRDSVLKGLSIGGTGKWTSAPVIGYYKMANGAFDVNRYDEGEDLFTADLFLAYQRKFGRDLRWKVQLNVSNLFDNTDPIAVSSINDVDAADFEWVVYRHRPVFGRVFSLTNTISF, encoded by the coding sequence ATGAATCCTATCTGTAGTTCCCCGTTCACCCCTGCGGGCCGACTCAAGGTCCGCGCCTTGACCGTGCTCGGCCTGAGTTGTTGGTCGCTGGGCGTCCTTGCGCAAGGCGTCGACAATCCCACGCCCGACGCGCCGGAAGACGAAAACCTCGTTGTGCTCAACCCCTTCACCGTCAGCGCCGATCGTGATGTCGGTTATCTGGCCAACTCGACCCTCGCCGGCAGTCGCACCAACACCGAGATCAAGGATCTCGCCAACCCGCTCGACATCTTCACGCCGGAGCTGATCTCCGACCTGGGCGTGCAGGACATTCAGGACCTCACCGCCCTCGCCAACGGCGTCGAACCCAACGGCGCCGGTGGCTACAACACGGAGGGTCAGGAGGTCTCGATCTGGAACTACAACTACATGCAGATCCGCGGGTTCAAGACCGGCATCGCCACCCGCAATTTCATGGATCTCAACTCCACCTACGAGGCCTACAACTCGGACCGCGTGGAGTTCTCCAAGGGCCCCAATTCCATCCTGTTTGGTGCGGGCAACCCCGGCGGTTCCTCCAACTACGCGACCAAGGTGCCCATGCTGGCGCGCAGCGCCTACGAGGTGCAGCACCGGACCGATGATCTCGGCAGCCAACGTCTTTCCACCGACCTCAATCAGGTGCTCATTCCGGGCACGCTCGCGTTGCGGTTCAACAGCCTCTGGGAAGACCGCGACTTCTACCGCGAGCCGGCTTACGAGAAGGACCGCGGCATGCACCTCACCGCGCGGTGGCAACCCACGGCCTCGACCACGATCACCTTGGGTTACGAAGACCGCGTGACGCATCGCGCCTCCCCGCGCGGCGCCTTTTCCAATGACTACGTGACCCGTTGGCTCAACGCCGGCGCGCCGCTCGTCACGGCCGTGCCGGCCAACAACCAAGTGGTGCTCGAAGGCTCGTCCGATCGGCAAAGCGCTTCGACCGCCGGCGTCACCACCACCAACAGCGACCGCTGGGTCATGGTGGACGGCGTCATTCGCAACATGCGCCGCACGGCGGTGGGTGATGACATTTTCACCAACGACAATCGCATGGACACGGTCGCGACCGGTCTCGACTACCCGGAGAAATATTGGAGCGGCGGTCCCAACGGCATCAACGACAACGACCAGCAGATCACCGAGCTGAACATAACGCAGCGCGTCACCGACGACTTCTACCTCGATTTTTCGTTCGGTCACTCCGACTCGATCAACCGCACCGGCCAAAGCGTGAGCCGCGACATCTACGTCGACCCCAATGACTTTGGCGACAACACCCACCCGGGCGAATGGTATATCGAATCGCGCCCGTTCTGGATTGATCGCGGCATCGAGATCACCGACGCCCGCCTCACCGCTTCCTACGAGCTCGACCTCACGGGCATCAGCAAGTGGTTCGGTCGGCACCAGATCGCCGCCATGTATGAACACAGCGAGCGCGACGAATGGTGGGACAACGGTCGACTCACGCTGACCGCCACGCCCGACGGTCCGGTCACGGGCAATTTGCGCGCGGGTCGTCTCGCCTTTTACCTGCGCGAATACCTCGATCCGGCCAACGGCAAGTATGCCGCCAGCGACTACCGCGATCTCTACTACTCCGACGGGTTTTCGCAGGACGGCTACACCGCGAGTTTCCTGCGCCGCGAGTCTTGGGCCGCCTACCACACCTTGGATGAGTTGGATACGCTGCTCGGCGTCGTGCAGAGCCGTTGGTGGGATGATCGCATCGTCACCACGATTGGTCTGCGCCGCGATTACCGCGACTTCACCACGGCGCCGATGGCGACGGATTCGGTCACGCAGTTGCCTTACGCGGTGGAGATCGTCCCGGGAGCTCCGGCCGGTGCGACCAGCACCAAATACGCGGCCTTCCTCGATCCGGCCGAAGAGACCAACGGCATCTCGCGCAACTTCGGCGCGGTCGTGCACGTGACCGACTGGCTGAGCCTGACCGGCAACTACGCCACCAACTTCTCGCCCCGCGCGACCAGTCGCGATCTCTACGGCGACTACGTCGAAGCGTCTTCGGGCGAGTCGACCGACATCGGCGTGCGGCTCAATCTCTTCGAAGACAAAGTCAACGTGTCGCTGCTGCACTTCAAGACCAGCGAGCTCAACTCCATCACCAACGGCGACAGCATCAACACGCCGATCAAACTCATGTCCATCATCGAGGACCTGCTCGTCGATAATGGCGTGGTGAATACCAACATCCTGGCCCTCAACGGCAACCACACCACCTCGGACCGCACCGGCGAAGGCGAGGAGTTGATGATCATCGGCAACCCGACGCCGCAGTGGTCCTTCCGTCTGTCGGCTTCGCGCCTCATCAACGAGCAGCGCAACGTGGGTCCCGACATCCGCGCCTTCTACGATGAACGCATGCCCTTCTATCGGGCGCAGGATCAGTCGCTCACGCCGGCCGATCGCAACAAGACGCTGGCCGAATACCTCACCGAGGTGGACGAACAATATGCGCTCCTGCAGACCCGCGAGAAGGTGAAGGTCTTCCCGTCCAGCGAATACAACGTGCGCCTCACCGGCAAATACACCTTCGATCGCGACAGCGTGTTGAAGGGTCTGAGCATCGGCGGCACCGGCAAATGGACCAGCGCGCCGGTGATCGGTTACTACAAGATGGCCAACGGCGCCTTCGATGTGAACCGCTACGACGAAGGCGAGGACCTCTTCACCGCCGACCTGTTCCTGGCCTACCAGCGCAAGTTTGGCCGCGACCTGCGGTGGAAGGTGCAGCTCAACGTGAGCAACCTCTTCGACAACACCGATCCCATCGCAGTGTCGTCGATCAACGACGTGGATGCGGCCGATTTCGAGTGGGTGGTCTATCGCCACCGCCCCGTATTTGGCCGGGTCTTTTCACTGACCAATACGATCAGTTTTTAA
- a CDS encoding TIM-barrel domain-containing protein, translated as MLISRVPFRSGRLRSVLALGLLLQLATVVAAVETPRDLLDWLRVETQWRETVDHTDRETWLTEARRAHAASAESAAGDDDVIAVTRRQVQARLLAEWSRDAAERAQWLATAQRERARVDALLWDSEHDELRATTAASPLEAVYWPLVAGAVRRELAIEVGDAWLAQPELPARVAGVDDALWLARGFERYGRRDVAAVVLDLARAQPWGDAAQLDEAWARLTGGEAGRVLPPPTPFPGNPPPVPYWAFRPWVWEDNGNTAETTLSLVDGYKARDIPVGAVIIDSPWSTAYNDFNWDPARYPDPRGLVDALHDRGIKVVMWLTGTVNETSKDTLLQADPMGDEVVARGYAVDGGRVFDWWKGRGRLIDFSHPEAVAWWARRFDQVAALGIDGWKVDVSDDYTDEYVDTFLGRLPRATWRQYYYATLHDVSRQRNPDSVVVARPFSHQGGFAAPVSKSTIGWAGDFTGTWEGMRKQVRDLYVSARAGYGTLYYEVGGYQRIAPTKEQLIRHAQLGAFFPVMSNGGANGGLTAHLPWWHDEETVGVYRRFAQWHAALAPYYFGLARESHVTGEPVLRDVDAETWQHRLGRDILVAPVFAADTTREVALPAEGRWRDWWTGAPVESGEWTVPLSHYAVAVREGAVIAVDLREGLADWGLARDAHGLGLWIVPGEARETVVLLPAGEGLETRSVAVSVSADGHHVQVRGETHALLTLLIDLPEAPVAVEGALSWHHDAEHGRLLATIGTGDADVRLRVAP; from the coding sequence ATGCTTATTTCCCGTGTTCCTTTTCGCTCCGGCCGCCTGCGGTCGGTTTTGGCCCTGGGCCTGTTGCTGCAACTCGCGACGGTGGTCGCGGCGGTCGAGACGCCGCGCGACCTGCTCGACTGGTTGCGAGTGGAGACGCAGTGGCGGGAAACCGTCGATCACACGGACCGCGAGACGTGGCTGACCGAGGCCCGCCGCGCTCATGCGGCCAGTGCGGAGAGCGCAGCCGGTGATGACGACGTGATCGCCGTCACGCGACGGCAGGTGCAGGCGCGGCTGCTGGCCGAGTGGAGTCGGGACGCCGCTGAACGCGCGCAATGGTTAGCCACGGCGCAACGCGAACGGGCGCGGGTGGACGCATTGTTGTGGGACAGTGAGCACGACGAGCTGCGAGCCACGACCGCCGCGTCTCCGCTGGAGGCGGTCTATTGGCCGCTGGTGGCCGGGGCGGTGCGCCGCGAGTTGGCGATCGAAGTGGGCGATGCCTGGCTGGCGCAGCCCGAGCTGCCGGCCCGCGTGGCCGGGGTCGACGACGCGCTGTGGCTGGCGCGCGGCTTTGAACGCTACGGCCGGCGGGATGTGGCCGCCGTGGTGCTGGACCTCGCGCGGGCGCAACCCTGGGGCGACGCGGCGCAGCTCGACGAAGCCTGGGCGCGTTTGACGGGTGGTGAAGCCGGGCGGGTGCTGCCGCCGCCGACCCCGTTTCCGGGCAATCCGCCGCCGGTGCCCTACTGGGCCTTTCGCCCCTGGGTGTGGGAGGACAACGGCAATACCGCGGAAACGACCCTGTCATTGGTCGATGGATACAAGGCGCGCGACATTCCGGTGGGGGCGGTGATCATCGACAGTCCGTGGTCCACGGCCTACAACGATTTTAATTGGGATCCGGCGCGTTACCCCGATCCCCGGGGGCTGGTCGACGCGCTGCACGACCGCGGCATCAAGGTGGTGATGTGGCTCACCGGCACGGTGAACGAAACCAGCAAGGACACGCTCTTGCAGGCGGACCCGATGGGCGACGAAGTGGTGGCGCGCGGTTACGCGGTCGACGGCGGGCGGGTGTTTGACTGGTGGAAAGGGCGGGGGCGGCTCATCGATTTTTCGCACCCGGAAGCGGTGGCGTGGTGGGCGCGACGTTTTGATCAGGTGGCGGCGCTGGGCATCGATGGCTGGAAGGTCGACGTGTCGGACGATTACACCGACGAGTATGTCGACACCTTCCTCGGGCGGCTGCCGCGCGCGACGTGGCGGCAGTATTATTATGCGACCCTGCACGACGTCTCGCGGCAGCGGAATCCGGATTCGGTGGTGGTGGCACGGCCCTTCTCGCATCAGGGCGGTTTTGCGGCGCCGGTGAGCAAAAGCACGATTGGCTGGGCGGGCGATTTCACCGGCACGTGGGAAGGGATGCGCAAACAAGTGCGCGACCTCTACGTGTCGGCGCGCGCCGGCTACGGCACGCTGTATTACGAAGTGGGCGGCTACCAACGCATCGCGCCGACGAAGGAGCAGCTCATTCGGCACGCGCAGCTCGGGGCGTTTTTCCCGGTGATGAGCAACGGCGGCGCCAACGGTGGCCTGACGGCGCACCTGCCGTGGTGGCACGATGAAGAGACGGTGGGGGTCTACCGCCGCTTTGCGCAGTGGCATGCGGCGCTCGCGCCCTACTACTTCGGCTTGGCGCGGGAGTCACATGTGACGGGCGAGCCGGTCTTGCGCGACGTGGATGCCGAGACGTGGCAACACCGACTGGGGCGCGACATTTTGGTGGCGCCGGTGTTTGCGGCCGACACCACGCGTGAGGTGGCACTGCCGGCGGAGGGTCGCTGGCGGGACTGGTGGACGGGCGCGCCGGTGGAGTCGGGCGAGTGGACGGTGCCGTTGTCCCATTACGCCGTGGCGGTGCGGGAAGGCGCGGTGATCGCGGTCGACCTGCGGGAAGGCCTGGCCGATTGGGGGCTGGCGCGGGACGCCCACGGGCTCGGTTTGTGGATCGTGCCGGGCGAAGCGCGGGAGACCGTGGTATTGTTACCCGCCGGGGAAGGGCTGGAGACCCGCAGTGTGGCGGTGAGCGTGAGCGCCGACGGGCATCACGTGCAGGTGCGCGGGGAAACCCATGCGCTCTTGACCTTGTTGATCGACCTGCCGGAGGCGCCGGTCGCGGTGGAGGGGGCCTTGAGCTGGCATCATGACGCGGAGCACGGGCGCTTGTTGGCGACGATCGGGACGGGCGATGCCGACGTGCGCCTGAGGGTGGCGCCGTGA
- a CDS encoding DUF1961 family protein translates to MRVWRWWLVVVSVVSVLGAEPSAGEQRTQLAEPLPEVGAVSLWLELPQAHRTGVAAASWRQPIVQVGDGLLLEFTAGESTAMLSAAWLHPETGRREREVRVILPEWPGPGWHHLAVSWDRSRGACNVWLDGTPYLLGAGTGTAWTMPPGRDVVLTPDRFAVKGLRWWSGETGPETWAAEAGERHRGGMDALLGVSSPGEAPTEAERGRLWYERSLVAAEDVADWVLEGPGVVAHDETGMRVRSARPDGPQGHVVYWCPEVWPERFWAEWEIDVLGEEGLCIVFFAARGRDGIDMFDTSMPARDGVFLRYTQGAIDAYHISYFARTPGEVRRVSNLRRNRGAFLLANGPAGVVDGGEPGRWHRVVLVKDGDRVRLAVNGRAIIDYTDDGERAGPVLGAGRIGLRQMQWTDARYRNFRVYALAEEDGVAR, encoded by the coding sequence GTGAGGGTGTGGCGCTGGTGGCTGGTGGTGGTCTCGGTGGTGTCGGTGCTGGGGGCGGAACCGAGCGCCGGCGAACAACGGACGCAGCTCGCGGAGCCCTTGCCAGAAGTCGGCGCGGTGAGTTTGTGGCTGGAGTTGCCGCAGGCGCATCGGACGGGCGTCGCGGCCGCGTCGTGGCGTCAACCGATCGTGCAGGTGGGCGACGGCTTGCTGCTGGAGTTCACCGCGGGGGAATCAACGGCGATGTTGTCGGCGGCGTGGCTGCATCCGGAAACCGGGCGGCGGGAGCGCGAGGTGCGGGTCATTTTGCCGGAGTGGCCGGGGCCGGGCTGGCATCATTTGGCGGTGAGTTGGGATCGGTCGCGAGGGGCCTGCAATGTGTGGCTCGATGGCACGCCGTATCTGTTGGGGGCGGGCACGGGGACGGCGTGGACGATGCCGCCGGGGCGCGACGTGGTGCTGACGCCGGATCGTTTTGCGGTGAAGGGGTTGCGGTGGTGGTCAGGCGAAACCGGACCGGAAACTTGGGCGGCGGAAGCGGGGGAGCGCCATCGGGGCGGCATGGATGCGTTGCTGGGGGTAAGCTCGCCGGGCGAGGCACCAACGGAGGCCGAGCGGGGGCGGTTGTGGTATGAGCGCAGCTTGGTGGCGGCGGAGGACGTGGCGGACTGGGTGTTGGAAGGCCCGGGCGTGGTGGCTCACGACGAGACGGGGATGCGGGTGCGTTCGGCGCGGCCCGACGGACCGCAGGGGCATGTGGTGTATTGGTGTCCGGAAGTCTGGCCCGAGCGGTTTTGGGCGGAATGGGAGATCGATGTGCTGGGCGAGGAAGGCTTGTGCATCGTGTTTTTTGCGGCGCGGGGGCGCGACGGTATCGATATGTTTGATACGTCGATGCCAGCGCGGGACGGCGTGTTCCTGCGCTACACCCAGGGCGCGATCGACGCCTATCACATCTCCTATTTCGCGCGCACGCCGGGCGAGGTGCGGCGGGTGTCTAACCTGCGACGCAACCGGGGGGCGTTTCTCTTGGCCAACGGACCGGCCGGGGTCGTGGACGGCGGTGAGCCGGGGCGATGGCATCGGGTCGTGCTGGTGAAGGACGGCGACCGGGTGCGGTTGGCGGTCAACGGCCGGGCCATCATTGACTACACGGATGACGGCGAGCGGGCCGGGCCGGTGCTGGGGGCGGGGCGCATCGGGCTGCGGCAGATGCAGTGGACCGATGCGCGTTACCGGAACTTTCGGGTCTACGCGCTGGCGGAGGAGGATGGGGTGGCGCGGTAG
- a CDS encoding LacI family DNA-binding transcriptional regulator — protein MPPSTLLAPPSAASPKLETIAQAAGVSISTVSRALQKNPQIARATQTRIRDIATRLGYVPNPYVSTLMAHVRQHRPLPYQANLGWIDRLPANTWRHNPVQSQFFEGAVHRAGTLGYQIERVSCLEADMTPRRLRNIMRARGINGVLCSADTPESRQTVLPFDVNSFAVVTVGCRFTKPDLHYSTNDQFYTARMAHQHLQQLGYRRVGFVTTRGLEDIVEYRFTGGFQSAAPSLGPEQAVPVFYTDGQPGDPAFADWLRTYRPDAVLTTFMVDLLDQITATGLRVPEDLGFAVLDWDARTPHIAGVRQDHRRTGAAAVDVLVAQLQSNEYGVPEHARGVMIEGAWQDGPTAPPR, from the coding sequence ATGCCCCCCTCCACCCTCCTGGCCCCGCCCTCCGCCGCTTCCCCCAAACTCGAAACCATCGCCCAGGCCGCCGGCGTTTCCATCAGCACCGTCTCCCGCGCCCTGCAAAAAAACCCGCAGATCGCCCGCGCCACGCAGACCCGCATCCGCGACATCGCCACCCGCCTCGGCTACGTGCCCAACCCCTACGTCAGCACCCTCATGGCTCACGTGCGGCAACACCGCCCGCTGCCCTACCAGGCCAACCTCGGCTGGATCGATCGCCTCCCCGCCAACACCTGGCGCCACAACCCCGTCCAAAGCCAGTTCTTCGAAGGCGCCGTGCATCGCGCCGGCACCCTCGGTTATCAGATCGAGCGCGTGAGCTGCCTCGAGGCCGACATGACTCCGCGCCGCCTGCGCAACATAATGCGCGCCCGCGGCATCAACGGCGTGCTCTGCTCCGCCGACACCCCGGAATCGCGCCAGACCGTGCTGCCCTTCGATGTGAACTCCTTTGCCGTCGTCACCGTCGGCTGCCGCTTCACCAAACCCGACCTGCACTACAGCACCAACGACCAGTTCTACACCGCCCGCATGGCCCATCAGCATCTGCAGCAACTGGGCTACCGTCGGGTCGGCTTCGTCACCACCCGCGGCCTCGAGGACATCGTCGAATACCGCTTCACCGGCGGATTCCAGTCCGCCGCGCCTTCGCTCGGTCCGGAGCAGGCCGTGCCCGTTTTCTACACCGACGGCCAGCCCGGCGATCCCGCCTTTGCCGACTGGCTGCGCACCTACCGCCCCGACGCTGTGCTCACCACCTTCATGGTCGATTTGCTCGATCAGATCACCGCCACCGGGCTGCGCGTGCCCGAGGACCTCGGCTTCGCCGTGCTCGACTGGGATGCCCGCACGCCCCACATCGCCGGCGTGCGCCAGGACCACCGCCGCACCGGCGCGGCCGCCGTCGATGTGCTCGTCGCCCAACTGCAAAGCAACGAATACGGTGTCCCCGAACACGCCCGCGGCGTCATGATCGAGGGCGCCTGGCAGGATGGGCCCACCGCCCCGCCCCGTTGA